A single Nitrosospira multiformis ATCC 25196 DNA region contains:
- the hrpA gene encoding ATP-dependent RNA helicase HrpA, giving the protein MKNSPIVNAKSRNFEQRLANLPKPAYPEELPVVALRQEIAQAIQKNQVVIISGETGSGKTTQLPKICLELGWGLHAMIGHTQPRRIAARTVAARIASELKSPLGHAVGYKVRFSDKVSPETYVKLMTDGILLAETQGDPNLLAYDTIIIDEAHERSLNIDFLLGYLKQLLPRRPDLKLIVTSATINSERFSAHFHNAPVIEVSGRMYPVEVRYRPIEAPARAASAIAEDRNEDKAGNKTRDKDKDRQKDKHKDRDRDEGDIEQAILDAVDEINRCGPGDVLVFLPGEREIRDTAEALRKHAFGGPGTGRAGAEILPLFARQSYADQERVFKPGGSSLRRIVLATNVAETSLTVPGIRYVIDTGVARIKRYSYRNKVEQLQVEKISRASANQRAGRCGRVMSGICFRLYSEQDYLARPEFTDPEILRSSLAAVILRMKSLKIGSIENFPFLEPPLPRMIADGYQLLAELGAVDESNTLTSIGWRLARFPIDPRIARMILAAKEENCLTEMLIIASALSVQDPRDRPFERQEAADRAHQSFQDERSDFLGYLKLWDFFDDLLKHKKSNRKLIEQCQENFLSHRRMREWREVHGQLHTLVVETGFKPNKIPANYDEIHRALLAGLLGNIGFRIDEDNEYLGTRGIKFSIFPGSVLKKAKPKWIVAAELTETTRLYGRGVAKIDPAWVERIGGKFCKKHYFDPHWEKKSAQVSAFERVTLYGLTVVPKRRVYYGNINPKEAREIFIRSALVAGEYITQAPFFKHNHELIANVAALEHKTRRPDVLVDEQEIFVFYDGLIPEGISNGAAFEKWHREAERENSRLLYIPKEYLMRHTAQSVTEERFPDTMLVDGFPLSLTYRFDPGHVLDGVTITVPLPLLNKLDATQFDSLVPGLVREKITWYLRALPKQIRRHVVPVPEFVTQFLESAEHAAATSPPEPSPSLLTETLARFIRTKTGLTVPPDAWDEKPPSHLMMNYKIVDDAGQELAMNRDLGQLKTQLGQAAQLTFSRSESGEHNPLERDDVKHWDFGDLPQEITFTRAGKNMTGFPALAERDGKVAIRLFDTREAAELSMRGGVRQLLGFELKEQMKQLEKDLSGQGAKSGKGRYLAQAAFQLHTLIKPEQLKEDILNAVADRAFIADDALPRSEKEFVAQRQRARTRLPAVSEALVRIVQNVASESQVLMARISSIGGTGKVGVQKTGAASGGGSGNPGADLMIQLRNLVYPGFLSATPWERLQHLPRYLKGMILRLDKYDANPERDARHAAAIAGLWNRYEQRLEKHRKARIDDPRLVEFRWQIEELRISLFAQELKTPSPVSAKRLQKLWEEINSTV; this is encoded by the coding sequence ATGAAGAATTCTCCTATCGTTAACGCCAAGAGCAGGAATTTTGAGCAGCGCCTGGCAAACCTGCCGAAGCCGGCTTATCCGGAAGAGCTCCCGGTAGTAGCTCTACGGCAGGAGATCGCCCAGGCTATTCAGAAAAACCAGGTAGTGATCATCAGCGGCGAGACCGGTTCGGGCAAGACCACACAATTGCCGAAAATCTGCCTGGAACTCGGATGGGGTCTGCACGCGATGATCGGGCATACGCAGCCTCGTCGTATCGCTGCACGAACCGTGGCGGCACGAATCGCTTCAGAGCTCAAGAGTCCGCTGGGGCATGCGGTAGGATACAAGGTGCGCTTTTCGGACAAGGTGAGTCCGGAAACGTATGTCAAGCTCATGACAGACGGCATTCTGCTGGCGGAGACTCAGGGTGATCCGAATTTGCTTGCCTACGATACGATCATCATCGACGAGGCGCACGAACGCAGCCTGAACATCGATTTTCTGCTCGGATATCTCAAGCAACTGCTGCCGCGCCGACCGGATCTGAAGCTGATCGTTACTTCCGCCACCATCAATTCCGAACGATTCTCCGCGCATTTCCATAACGCGCCTGTCATTGAAGTATCCGGCCGCATGTACCCGGTGGAGGTACGTTATCGGCCCATCGAGGCTCCGGCTCGCGCTGCTTCCGCCATCGCGGAAGATCGGAATGAAGACAAGGCCGGGAACAAGACCAGGGATAAAGATAAGGACAGGCAGAAGGATAAACATAAGGATAGGGACAGGGATGAAGGTGACATAGAGCAGGCCATCCTTGATGCAGTGGATGAAATCAATCGCTGCGGGCCGGGGGATGTGTTGGTGTTCCTGCCGGGCGAGCGGGAAATCCGCGATACCGCGGAGGCGTTGCGCAAGCATGCTTTTGGTGGACCTGGCACGGGCCGCGCTGGCGCCGAAATTCTGCCATTGTTCGCGCGCCAGTCCTATGCCGACCAGGAACGGGTTTTCAAACCTGGGGGCAGTAGCTTGCGACGTATCGTGCTTGCCACCAACGTGGCAGAAACTTCATTGACCGTTCCCGGCATTCGCTACGTAATCGATACCGGCGTGGCGCGCATCAAGCGCTACAGCTATCGCAACAAGGTGGAACAGTTGCAGGTGGAGAAGATTTCACGCGCCTCCGCTAATCAGCGCGCGGGACGCTGCGGCCGGGTGATGAGCGGTATCTGTTTCCGGCTTTATTCGGAGCAGGATTATCTTGCCCGCCCGGAATTCACCGACCCGGAAATCCTGCGCTCTTCGCTGGCCGCGGTGATTTTACGCATGAAATCTCTCAAAATTGGATCAATCGAGAATTTCCCTTTCCTCGAACCGCCCCTGCCCCGCATGATTGCGGACGGCTATCAGTTACTGGCTGAACTCGGCGCAGTGGATGAGAGTAACACCCTTACCAGTATCGGTTGGCGGCTGGCTAGGTTTCCCATCGACCCCAGGATTGCGCGCATGATCCTGGCAGCGAAGGAGGAAAACTGCCTGACCGAGATGCTCATCATCGCCTCTGCCCTGAGCGTGCAGGATCCGCGAGACCGTCCGTTCGAGCGGCAGGAAGCCGCTGACCGGGCCCACCAGAGCTTCCAGGACGAGCGCTCCGATTTTCTGGGCTATCTGAAGTTGTGGGATTTCTTTGATGACCTGCTCAAGCATAAGAAATCCAACCGCAAGTTGATCGAGCAATGCCAGGAAAACTTTTTGTCGCATCGCAGAATGCGGGAGTGGCGTGAAGTCCACGGTCAATTGCATACGCTGGTAGTGGAAACAGGATTTAAGCCCAACAAGATACCGGCGAACTACGATGAAATACATCGGGCGCTTCTCGCGGGGTTGCTCGGCAATATCGGCTTCAGGATTGACGAGGATAACGAATACCTCGGAACGCGCGGCATCAAGTTTTCAATTTTCCCGGGTTCCGTGCTGAAAAAGGCCAAACCCAAATGGATCGTCGCTGCAGAGCTGACGGAAACCACCCGGCTTTATGGTCGAGGTGTAGCGAAAATCGATCCCGCCTGGGTGGAAAGGATCGGTGGAAAGTTTTGCAAGAAGCATTATTTCGACCCGCACTGGGAGAAGAAATCAGCGCAGGTATCGGCATTCGAGCGGGTAACCCTGTATGGATTGACAGTAGTACCGAAGCGGCGCGTCTACTACGGAAATATCAACCCGAAAGAAGCACGGGAGATTTTCATACGCTCGGCCCTCGTAGCAGGGGAATACATTACCCAGGCCCCATTTTTTAAGCACAACCACGAGCTTATCGCCAATGTGGCCGCTCTCGAACATAAAACCCGCCGGCCGGATGTGCTGGTAGATGAACAGGAAATTTTCGTGTTCTACGATGGGCTCATCCCCGAGGGAATCAGCAATGGCGCCGCTTTCGAGAAATGGCACAGAGAGGCCGAGCGTGAGAATTCGCGCTTGCTCTACATTCCCAAGGAATACCTGATGCGCCATACGGCGCAGAGCGTAACGGAAGAACGGTTTCCCGATACCATGCTCGTAGACGGCTTCCCCCTGTCACTCACCTATCGCTTCGATCCCGGACATGTGCTGGACGGGGTCACCATTACCGTACCGTTGCCACTGCTGAACAAGCTGGATGCCACGCAATTCGACAGCCTCGTCCCGGGGCTGGTCCGCGAAAAGATAACCTGGTATCTGCGGGCACTCCCCAAGCAGATACGCCGCCACGTTGTACCGGTCCCGGAGTTTGTAACGCAGTTTCTGGAAAGCGCGGAACATGCAGCAGCAACTTCACCCCCTGAACCCTCTCCGTCACTTCTGACCGAAACATTGGCTCGCTTTATCCGGACCAAAACCGGCCTTACCGTTCCACCAGATGCCTGGGACGAAAAACCGCCTTCGCATCTGATGATGAACTACAAAATCGTGGATGATGCGGGGCAAGAGCTGGCAATGAACCGGGATCTGGGCCAATTGAAAACGCAACTCGGGCAAGCGGCACAACTGACATTCTCCCGTTCCGAGTCGGGAGAGCATAATCCCCTTGAACGCGACGATGTAAAACACTGGGATTTCGGTGATCTGCCGCAGGAAATCACCTTCACCCGTGCGGGCAAGAACATGACCGGCTTCCCTGCTCTCGCCGAACGGGATGGAAAAGTAGCGATTCGCCTGTTCGATACGCGCGAAGCGGCAGAGCTCAGCATGCGAGGCGGAGTGCGCCAATTGCTGGGCTTCGAGCTGAAGGAGCAAATGAAACAGCTGGAAAAAGATCTGTCAGGACAGGGGGCAAAGAGTGGAAAGGGCAGATATCTGGCGCAGGCGGCCTTTCAACTGCACACGCTCATCAAGCCTGAGCAGCTCAAGGAAGATATATTGAATGCGGTCGCAGACCGCGCTTTTATCGCGGATGATGCGCTGCCCCGCAGTGAAAAGGAATTTGTCGCCCAGCGCCAGCGTGCCCGCACGCGGCTCCCTGCTGTGTCTGAGGCTCTGGTTCGCATCGTGCAAAACGTTGCCAGTGAGTCCCAGGTATTGATGGCGAGGATTTCTTCAATCGGAGGAACGGGCAAGGTTGGCGTGCAAAAAACCGGCGCAGCAAGTGGCGGTGGTTCTGGTAACCCTGGAGCCGACTTGATGATCCAACTCCGCAACCTCGTTTATCCAGGATTTTTGAGCGCCACCCCTTGGGAACGCTTGCAGCATTTACCGCGTTACCTGAAAGGCATGATCCTCCGCCTGGATAAGTATGACGCCAATCCCGAGCGCGACGCGCGTCACGCTGCTGCCATTGCCGGATTGTGGAACCGGTATGAGCAGCGCCTTGAAAAACATCGCAAGGCGAGGATCGATGATCCCAGGCTCGTTGAATTCCGCTGGCAGATCGAGGAACTGCGTATTTCGCTGTTTGCCCAGGAACTGAAAACACCCTCCCCTGTTTCGGCCAAACGGCTTCAGAAATTATGGGAGGAAATCAATTCAACAGTTTGA
- a CDS encoding D-hexose-6-phosphate mutarotase: protein MNIEELNKNHGIDGQVKFMEGAGGFPFIRVDNAKGGAVISVYGGQVLSFQPANEQNLMFLSEAAYYEAGKGIKGGAPVCWPWFGPDPQQQGRPVHGFVRTRLWNVIKTETTGNGDSKVTLGLSDTAETRAIWPHAFDLDLEVTVGNSLNLELITRNKDTAPFSITQALHTYFKVGHIDRITILGLEGVSYLDKVDNYAQKTQAGAITINSEVDRIYQDVQKELVIDDTAYDRRIRIQSSDSRTAVVWNPWARISAQMGDLKDDDYEHFVCVETANAGSEVVEVAAGGECRVAANYLIERNIPELKPAA, encoded by the coding sequence ATGAACATAGAAGAGTTGAATAAAAACCATGGGATCGACGGGCAGGTCAAATTCATGGAGGGGGCAGGAGGGTTCCCCTTTATCAGGGTCGATAATGCCAAGGGTGGCGCAGTGATCTCTGTTTATGGAGGGCAGGTACTATCTTTTCAACCTGCAAATGAGCAGAACCTGATGTTCCTGAGCGAGGCTGCATATTATGAGGCAGGTAAAGGTATCAAGGGCGGCGCTCCCGTCTGCTGGCCTTGGTTCGGCCCGGATCCGCAACAGCAAGGGCGTCCTGTACATGGTTTTGTGCGTACCCGCCTCTGGAACGTCATTAAAACGGAAACCACTGGAAATGGCGACAGCAAGGTGACGCTCGGTTTGAGCGATACAGCGGAAACAAGGGCGATCTGGCCGCATGCGTTCGATCTGGATCTCGAAGTTACAGTGGGAAACTCCCTGAATCTGGAATTGATCACGCGAAATAAAGATACCGCGCCTTTTTCAATCACGCAGGCTTTGCATACCTATTTCAAGGTCGGGCATATCGATCGCATCACCATTCTCGGTCTCGAGGGGGTCTCGTATCTCGATAAAGTCGACAACTACGCTCAAAAAACCCAGGCAGGTGCAATAACGATCAATTCCGAAGTCGATCGCATTTACCAAGATGTGCAGAAAGAGTTGGTGATCGACGATACCGCTTATGATCGCCGGATTCGCATTCAATCGAGCGACAGCAGGACTGCTGTCGTATGGAATCCCTGGGCGAGAATTTCTGCCCAGATGGGCGACCTGAAGGATGACGACTACGAACACTTTGTGTGCGTTGAAACCGCGAATGCTGGGTCAGAAGTGGTGGAAGTTGCTGCCGGCGGGGAATGCAGAGTAGCTGCGAACTATCTGATAGAGCGAAATATTCCGGAGCTGAAACCGGCTGCTTGA